From a single Lolium rigidum isolate FL_2022 chromosome 7, APGP_CSIRO_Lrig_0.1, whole genome shotgun sequence genomic region:
- the LOC124669483 gene encoding 2-hydroxy-6-oxononadienedioate/2-hydroxy-6-oxononatrienedioate hydrolase 1-like, translating to MPSSTLGIAPLLDAYFRRRFSAAGLVQETVPLDGGATTVHCWRFPPGAASEEDLPVLVLLHGFGPPATWQWFRQVGALSRRFRLVVPNLLFFGGSRTSDKERSEARQAEAVAGLIRAVVPAGARVSVVGTSYGGFVAYHVARLLGADAVERVVIASSDLLKGDADDRALLRRGGADRVEDVMLPRTPEKMRRLMELAYHRPRRFAPGFVLRDLIQYLYTDNIEEKKELIQAITLGDKDKFQLTPLPQQVLVLWGENDQIFPIEKAFQVTRQLGATARLEILKNTGHMPQEEDAKRFNEALLNFLLPAPISSL from the exons atgccgtcctCCACGCTGGGCATCGCGCCGCTGCTGGACGCCTACTTCCGGCGCCGCTTCTCCGCGGCGGGGCTGGTCCAGGAGACCGTGCCGCTCGACGGCGGCGCCACCACGGTGCACTGCTGGCGCTTCCCGCCCGGCGCCGCGAGCGAGGAGGACCTCCCCGTGCTCGTCCTCCTCCACGGCTTCGGCCCGCCGGCGACGTGGCAGTGGTTCCGCCAGGTGGGCGCGCTGTCGCGCCGGTTCCGCCTCGTCGTGCCGAACCTCCTCTTCTTCGGCGGCTCCCGCACCTCGGACAAGGAGCGCTCCGAGGCCCGCCAGGCGGAGGCGGTCGCGGGGCTCATCCGCGCGGTCGTCCCCGCCGGCGCCCGCGTGTCGGTGGTCGGGACCAGCTACGGCGGCTTCGTGGCGTACCACGTGGCGCGGCTCCTGGGCGCGGACGCCGTGGAGCGGGTGGTGATCGCCAGCTCCGACCTGCTCAAGGGCGACGCCGACGACCGCGCCCTGCTGCGGCGcggcggggccgatcgcgtggaggacGTGATGCTGCCGCGCACCCCCGAGAAGATGCGCCGGCTCATGGAGCTCGCCTACCACCGCCCCCGCCGGTTCGCCCCGGGGTTCGTGCTCCGCGACCTCATACAG TATCTCTACACCGACAACATAGAGGAGAAGAAGGAGCTGATCCAGGCGATAACCCTGGGGGACAAAGACAAGTTCCAACTCACTCCACTCCCACAG CAAGTTCTCGTGCTGTGGGGAGAGAATGATCAGATCTTCCCCATAGAGAAGGCATTCCAGGTGACAAG GCAGCTAGGTGCGACTGCTAGGCTGGAGATCCTGAAGAACACTGGCCACATGCCGCAGGAGGAGGACGCAAAGAGGTTCAACGAGGCTCTGCTCAACTTCTTGCTACCGGCTCCGATTTCATCGCTGTGA
- the LOC124673592 gene encoding transcription initiation factor TFIID subunit 9-like, which produces MDPRAVQTPPPAAADAGEPRDTRVVKEILHSLGLKEGDYEPAVVQQFLILAYRYAGGVLVDALAYADHAGRGASLDADDVRLAILSNATFFPQLPSREAIIEMARSRNTTPLPKHNTPLGSISLPPDQDMLLRPNDQWLYHLKPSDNVEETKNKDDDEICNPEATCNNEEKNGSDKQQFSKRISAKLNAMAARASRRRILNTRKSKKVQPLI; this is translated from the exons ATGGACCCCAGAGCCGTACAGacacctcctccggcggcggcggacgccggcGAGCCACGGGATACGCGCGTCGTGAAGGAGATCCTGCACTCGCTGGGGCTCAAGGAAGGGGATTACGAGCCGGCAGTGGTGCAGCAGTTCCTGATACTCGCCTACCGCTACGCCGGCGGCGTGCTCGTCGACGCGCTGGCCTACGCAGATCACGCCGGAAGGGGCGCGTCCCTCGATGCGGACGACGTCCGGCTGGCCATCCTCTCCAACGCCACCTTCTTCCCCCAGCTGCCCAGTCGCGAG GCTATCATCGAAATGGCACGTAGTCGGAACACAACCCCCCTGCCCAAGCATAATACTCCTCTAGGATCAATCTCACTTCCACCTGATCAGGACATGTTGTTGAGACCAAATGACCAATGGCTTTATCACTTGAAGCCAAGTGATAATGTTGAAGAAACTAAGAACAAGGACGACGATGAAATCTGCAATCCTGAAGCTACTTGCAACAATGAAGAAAAAAATGGTAGCGATAAGCAACAATTTTCTAAGAGGATTTCTGCCAAACTCAATGCTATGGCTGCTAGGGCCTCAAGACGACGTATACTGAACACTCGAAAATCCAAGAAGGTTCAACCATTAATATGA